From one Halosimplex rubrum genomic stretch:
- a CDS encoding helix-turn-helix domain-containing protein, producing MTVSILHNVVWILNICHLSCFYRSRSWIILYLRVKTELVPRRRNDESGRYQEVYSAEEILSLLEDTRLSTSEVAEQLDCHRTTAHNRLSKLEDVGKVTSKQVGNTLIWEIEMALD from the coding sequence ATGACCGTTTCCATCCTACACAACGTAGTATGGATACTAAATATTTGCCATCTGAGCTGTTTTTATCGGTCTCGGTCGTGGATTATATTGTATCTGAGAGTGAAAACAGAACTAGTGCCTCGAAGACGGAACGATGAATCAGGACGATATCAGGAAGTCTACTCAGCCGAGGAGATTCTATCTCTGCTGGAGGATACTCGCCTATCTACGAGTGAGGTTGCTGAGCAGTTGGATTGTCACCGGACAACTGCCCATAATCGTCTAAGCAAACTTGAAGATGTAGGAAAGGTCACGTCAAAACAGGTAGGTAACACGCTGATTTGGGAAATAGAGATGGCGCTTGATTGA
- a CDS encoding DUF262 domain-containing protein has protein sequence MSDELVSSVSESNISGVLDQKVLFSVPDYQRLYSWGEDQWDEFWRDLTGLEEEESHFLGSIVVIERTGGFGKLDEYELVDGQQRLTTISLLLKAIQTHFKESDDPNNISNMIRTDYLYESDPDNIEHVKLSLSQFEDGDYQNIIEENISSVNEDSQLLKAYRHFQELLEDLDSDEINNRRKRLVLSMNMVVIQCSGTASAFRLFETLNDRGLELSAVDLMKNSLLQVASTKFGTQQYESIRSKWETVLEKVVYEIDNPDRFFRHYIMSRPEPDISGSVTSRRLYEEFNDIIKNKLPSNGVDLIDYVDGMVQEADLYVGLTQAKVDEFQGRQQQKINNRLQNLNDIGSSHSRTLLLRAFDEFDEYDDISQTLKYVEVFMIRWKLANYQSGTGLDKIFSELCSNAFSSDEPLPQDPLEAIKEKLSEEAPSDEEVYAGLANDDFSRTAQTKYILDMIERHHYMPAEGSGAKSYNRATVDIEHIAPRATFSAKKYSPWRDVLGVDEDGFSQYKNRLGNLTLLEDRLNEAASDNPFQQKKDQYKLSDFEMTQEIREKYDIWTHNEIQKRSEDLAEIGVEIWNFNTF, from the coding sequence ATGTCGGATGAACTGGTCAGTTCTGTCTCAGAATCGAACATCAGCGGCGTACTGGATCAAAAAGTACTGTTTTCAGTTCCGGACTACCAGCGGTTGTACTCATGGGGAGAAGATCAGTGGGATGAATTCTGGAGAGACCTTACTGGACTGGAGGAAGAGGAAAGTCATTTTCTCGGGTCAATTGTTGTCATAGAGCGAACCGGGGGATTCGGAAAGTTAGATGAATACGAGTTGGTAGACGGTCAACAGCGATTAACTACGATTTCTCTACTCCTAAAGGCCATACAGACCCATTTCAAAGAGAGTGATGACCCAAATAATATCAGTAATATGATTCGTACTGATTATCTATATGAATCTGATCCAGATAATATTGAGCATGTAAAATTGAGTCTGAGTCAGTTTGAGGACGGAGACTACCAAAATATAATCGAAGAGAATATTTCTAGCGTCAACGAAGACAGTCAGCTCCTCAAGGCCTACAGGCACTTCCAAGAACTGTTAGAGGACCTTGACAGTGATGAAATCAACAATAGACGGAAACGGTTAGTCCTCTCTATGAATATGGTTGTGATCCAATGTAGCGGAACTGCGTCTGCATTCCGTCTATTTGAGACTCTGAATGACCGAGGGTTAGAACTCTCCGCCGTTGACCTAATGAAAAACTCTCTGCTGCAAGTCGCATCAACAAAATTTGGAACTCAACAGTATGAGTCAATTCGAAGTAAGTGGGAAACAGTCCTTGAAAAAGTCGTTTACGAGATCGACAACCCGGATCGCTTCTTCAGACACTATATTATGTCCCGCCCCGAACCAGACATTTCAGGAAGTGTTACATCTCGGCGTCTATATGAGGAATTCAACGATATAATCAAAAATAAACTCCCGTCGAATGGCGTAGACCTCATTGACTACGTAGATGGGATGGTCCAAGAAGCGGATCTATACGTGGGACTCACACAGGCGAAAGTTGACGAATTCCAAGGTAGACAACAACAGAAAATCAATAATCGCCTACAGAATTTAAATGATATCGGGTCGTCCCACTCTCGAACACTACTGTTGCGAGCCTTCGACGAATTCGATGAATACGATGATATCTCTCAGACCCTAAAGTATGTAGAAGTTTTCATGATACGCTGGAAGCTGGCAAACTATCAGAGCGGAACAGGACTCGACAAAATCTTCTCCGAGCTTTGTTCTAATGCGTTCAGTAGTGACGAGCCATTACCTCAGGACCCGCTCGAAGCAATCAAAGAAAAGCTAAGCGAAGAAGCTCCGAGCGATGAGGAAGTCTACGCTGGTTTGGCAAACGATGACTTCAGTCGCACTGCTCAGACGAAATATATTCTGGATATGATTGAAAGACATCACTATATGCCCGCTGAAGGGAGTGGTGCAAAATCTTACAACAGAGCAACCGTCGATATTGAACATATAGCTCCCAGAGCGACCTTCTCGGCCAAGAAGTACAGTCCATGGAGAGATGTTCTGGGCGTCGATGAAGACGGATTCAGCCAATATAAAAATCGTCTGGGTAACCTGACACTCCTCGAAGATCGTCTGAATGAGGCTGCATCAGATAACCCGTTCCAGCAGAAAAAAGACCAGTATAAGCTCTCAGACTTTGAGATGACCCAAGAAATCCGAGAGAAGTACGATATCTGGACCCATAATGAGATACAAAAACGGTCTGAGGACTTAGCAGAAATCGGGGTAGAAATCTGGAACTTCAACACGTTCTAA